One stretch of Oculatellaceae cyanobacterium DNA includes these proteins:
- a CDS encoding glycosyltransferase, giving the protein MIETPSEQILKKFTAIMIAYLVNQYPTVSHSFIRREIAGVEASGMRVARFSIRPCESDLVDEADKLELEKTQVVLGVGIKGLLFHLLRVALTKPVRFLSTFWLTLQIGWCSDRGTLRHLAYFAEACVLLCWFSKSGIKHVHAHFGTNSTTVAMLCNALGGLPYSFTVHGPEEFDKVKAIALKEKIERSAFVVAVSSFGKSQLYRWCDRQHWSKIHIIHCGVDKIFLDQPHIPIPDQPRLVCVGRLSEQKGHLLLIEAASKLAAQGLHFKIVMVGDGILRGEIETLIAQLGLQDHIEITGWASNSQVQQYILASGAMVLPSFAEGLPVAIMEALALGRPVISTYIAGIPELVESGVCGWLVPPGNVEALTQAMRAALLSPVIKLEQMGRVGVERVAQQHDSAIESSKLVALFKSKLEEL; this is encoded by the coding sequence ATGATTGAAACCCCATCAGAGCAAATATTAAAAAAATTTACAGCAATAATGATCGCTTACCTAGTTAATCAGTATCCCACGGTTAGCCATAGCTTCATCCGGCGAGAAATTGCTGGAGTTGAGGCTTCCGGTATGCGTGTCGCACGTTTTAGCATCCGTCCTTGCGAATCCGATCTCGTTGATGAAGCGGACAAACTAGAACTAGAGAAAACTCAGGTTGTTTTGGGAGTTGGCATAAAAGGCTTGCTGTTTCATCTACTCCGAGTTGCCCTAACCAAACCTGTTCGTTTTCTTAGCACTTTCTGGTTAACGCTCCAAATTGGCTGGTGTTCAGATCGAGGTACGTTGCGTCATCTAGCTTATTTTGCTGAAGCGTGTGTTTTACTATGTTGGTTTTCTAAATCAGGCATCAAACACGTTCATGCCCACTTTGGGACAAATTCAACCACAGTAGCGATGTTATGTAATGCGCTTGGTGGTCTTCCCTACAGCTTCACTGTTCATGGACCTGAAGAGTTTGATAAAGTTAAAGCGATCGCCTTAAAAGAAAAAATTGAGCGCTCTGCTTTTGTAGTAGCCGTCAGTTCCTTCGGCAAAAGCCAACTTTATCGGTGGTGCGATCGCCAGCACTGGTCAAAAATTCATATAATACATTGTGGCGTAGACAAGATATTTTTGGATCAGCCACATATTCCTATACCGGATCAGCCACGCTTGGTTTGCGTTGGTCGCCTTAGCGAACAGAAGGGTCATCTGCTTTTGATTGAAGCGGCAAGTAAGTTAGCAGCCCAGGGATTACATTTTAAGATAGTAATGGTGGGTGATGGCATCCTGCGGGGCGAGATTGAAACCTTGATCGCACAGCTTGGTCTTCAAGACCACATCGAGATTACTGGTTGGGCTAGTAACTCTCAGGTTCAGCAATATATTCTAGCTTCAGGGGCAATGGTGCTGCCTAGTTTTGCTGAAGGCTTGCCAGTGGCGATTATGGAAGCACTGGCACTAGGTCGTCCAGTAATCAGCACATATATAGCTGGGATTCCTGAACTGGTTGAGTCTGGTGTCTGCGGTTGGTTAGTCCCACCTGGGAATGTTGAAGCATTAACTCAGGCGATGCGTGCCGCATTGTTGTCGCCAGTGATAAAGTTAGAACAGATGGGTAGGGTGGGCGTTGAGCGTGTCGCTCAACAGCATGATTCTGCTATAGAATCTAGCAAATTAGTGGCCCTATTTAAGTCTAAGCTTGAAGAGCTTTAA
- a CDS encoding acyltransferase, producing MGQPYKHIKYLEGLRGISSVYVTVGHFTVWGLSTESSLFNNAFIWASFGHFAVGVFIVLSGYCLMLPVVLSTEKQLKGGVIGYLQRRAKRILPPYYAALILGVVMLILSPAGLKSLIHGIDNPAWLANFDPGNLVSHVFLVHNLNPDWNHSIIRPMWSVSTEWEIYFLFPILLLPIWRYCGTITLLLVALLVGISPHYLLPSEYNLDWACPWYLELFALGMLGAQLTSSKEFYQEIYIKCLPALIILGISIYIPIYLRLSEDNWLIDVFGGTLALAIILYCNLLSNYNKASHKYNFLSFLESKLLIKISKFSYSLYLVHFVVLIKLFEITKIYSFPLMGQIFLRVFVGIPAAFIFCYLFYFVFERPFIKPR from the coding sequence ATGGGACAGCCATATAAACATATTAAATATTTAGAGGGTTTAAGAGGTATATCATCTGTTTATGTAACAGTGGGTCATTTTACAGTTTGGGGTTTATCTACTGAATCATCTCTTTTCAATAACGCATTTATCTGGGCAAGTTTTGGGCATTTCGCCGTAGGTGTCTTTATTGTTTTGTCTGGCTATTGTTTAATGCTTCCGGTTGTATTGTCAACGGAAAAACAACTCAAAGGCGGTGTCATAGGATACTTACAAAGGAGAGCAAAACGGATTTTACCACCATATTATGCTGCTCTGATTTTAGGAGTAGTAATGCTTATATTATCTCCAGCAGGATTAAAGTCTTTAATCCATGGTATTGATAACCCAGCATGGTTAGCCAATTTTGACCCTGGTAATCTTGTATCTCATGTTTTTCTTGTTCATAATTTAAATCCAGACTGGAATCATTCAATTATTCGTCCAATGTGGAGTGTATCTACTGAATGGGAAATTTATTTTTTATTTCCTATTTTACTACTTCCGATATGGCGTTATTGTGGAACTATAACTTTACTGTTAGTAGCATTATTAGTTGGCATCTCACCACACTATCTACTTCCTAGTGAATACAATTTAGATTGGGCTTGCCCTTGGTATTTAGAACTATTTGCATTAGGTATGTTAGGTGCCCAATTAACATCTAGTAAAGAGTTTTACCAAGAAATTTATATTAAATGTCTTCCCGCCTTGATTATTCTAGGTATTAGTATTTATATCCCTATTTATTTACGTTTGTCAGAGGATAACTGGTTAATAGATGTTTTTGGCGGTACATTAGCTTTGGCAATAATTTTATATTGCAACTTATTGTCAAATTATAATAAAGCCAGTCATAAATATAATTTTTTAAGTTTTTTGGAATCAAAATTACTAATAAAAATAAGTAAATTTTCTTATAGTCTATATTTAGTACATTTTGTAGTTCTTATAAAACTGTTTGAAATAACTAAGATATATAGTTTTCCCCTGATGGGGCAAATTTTTCTCAGAGTATTTGTGGGTATACCAGCGGCATTTATATTTTGTTATTTATTCTATTTTGTTTTTGAACGCCCATTTATAAAGCCAAGATAA
- a CDS encoding oligosaccharide flippase family protein produces MSSLKQLAMRGTIWTIASYGANQILRFGSNLILTRLLFPKLFGLMALVNTFIIGLNLFSDIGIGPSIIQNKRGDDPAFLNTAWTLQVIRGFALWFGSIAIAWPVAKFYEEPQLLWLIPVVGLNAVISGFNSTALATLNRHLSIGKLAIFQLGGQIISVTVMIVWAWFNQSIWALVIGSFVSTMLQMVWSHRLHPGVPNRFAWEQNAIQDLFTFGKWIFISTALTFLASQADRLILAKLISIEMLGVYSIAFALADIPRQIVRALSGTIIFPTLSKLADLPRETFRAKILQKRKYILVAFALGFAVLIGFGDMLILALYDRRYTEASWMMPILALGLWHTLLYGTMGYSLIAVGKPMYNSLGFLLSFLTISIGLPLGFYQMGIVGAVIVIAFYDLPLYGVMVYGLWREGLMSIGQDIKATLLFFVLLTTVLLGRFLLGWGLPINQLLQQ; encoded by the coding sequence ATGTCATCTCTTAAACAGCTTGCTATGCGCGGGACAATTTGGACGATAGCTAGCTATGGGGCAAACCAGATTTTGCGGTTCGGCAGTAACCTGATTTTAACTCGTCTGCTTTTCCCAAAATTGTTTGGTTTGATGGCTCTGGTCAACACCTTCATAATTGGCTTAAACTTGTTCTCGGATATCGGTATCGGTCCGAGCATTATCCAGAATAAGCGGGGAGATGACCCAGCTTTTCTCAACACCGCCTGGACATTGCAGGTAATTCGCGGCTTTGCTTTGTGGTTTGGTTCTATCGCGATCGCTTGGCCAGTTGCCAAGTTCTATGAAGAACCGCAGCTTTTGTGGTTAATCCCAGTTGTTGGTCTAAACGCAGTCATTTCCGGCTTCAACTCCACTGCCCTAGCCACACTTAACCGCCACCTATCTATTGGTAAGTTGGCAATTTTTCAGTTGGGCGGGCAGATTATCAGCGTGACAGTGATGATTGTCTGGGCATGGTTTAATCAAAGCATCTGGGCTCTTGTGATCGGAAGCTTTGTCTCAACAATGCTACAAATGGTGTGGAGCCATCGCTTGCATCCTGGAGTGCCTAACCGCTTTGCTTGGGAGCAAAATGCCATCCAAGACCTTTTTACCTTTGGTAAATGGATATTTATTTCGACGGCTTTAACCTTTCTGGCTTCGCAAGCTGATAGGCTGATACTGGCCAAATTAATCTCTATTGAGATGCTGGGGGTTTATAGCATTGCCTTTGCGCTAGCTGATATTCCGCGCCAGATAGTGAGGGCGCTCAGCGGTACAATAATTTTTCCAACGCTTTCAAAACTTGCTGACCTTCCTCGTGAAACTTTTCGTGCCAAGATTCTCCAGAAGCGCAAGTATATCCTTGTTGCCTTTGCATTAGGCTTCGCAGTGCTGATCGGCTTTGGCGATATGCTGATTTTAGCATTGTATGATCGCAGGTATACTGAAGCTAGCTGGATGATGCCCATCTTGGCTCTCGGCTTATGGCATACCTTGCTGTACGGTACTATGGGCTATTCTCTGATAGCTGTGGGGAAACCTATGTATAATTCTCTGGGTTTCCTGCTGAGTTTCCTAACTATCAGTATTGGATTACCGCTAGGATTTTACCAGATGGGAATTGTAGGAGCGGTGATCGTTATAGCTTTTTACGATCTTCCTCTATATGGGGTAATGGTATATGGTCTTTGGCGTGAAGGGTTGATGAGTATTGGACAGGACATTAAGGCAACTTTATTGTTTTTCGTCTTACTCACCACTGTGCTGCTAGGTCGATTTCTTTTGGGCTGGGGGCTTCCTATCAATCAGCTATTGCAGCAATAA
- a CDS encoding FkbM family methyltransferase, with product MLVELACQALLSRILPEVDPKRSGLTIDIGVGTYDFYFQLFDKLRFKTIAVEPLPTDRVRQICLDRNIKLIESCISDVDGSVYIYVGQDEKNEENYNRSSMLKDWFGSSANARQVESMSFSKLLSNVDAHKITCLKIDVEGMELAIIQQLQELQETLLPKVLMFEYGGGGTRDSKKGGWSKEILEGTMKSLGIIRNLGYEQIIIIDLAANSEARLLALKSLTLEATEVFPSNSIYGNIIALRDIHYSESKIATICKPYNGNQEQGNLLKRIIRKIFR from the coding sequence ATGCTTGTAGAACTAGCTTGCCAAGCTCTGTTAAGTCGAATACTTCCTGAAGTAGATCCCAAACGGTCAGGCTTAACAATAGACATTGGTGTTGGTACTTACGACTTTTACTTTCAGTTGTTTGATAAGTTGAGATTCAAAACAATTGCGGTAGAACCATTGCCGACAGATAGGGTACGCCAGATTTGCCTTGATCGCAATATAAAACTAATCGAAAGTTGTATTTCTGATGTAGATGGAAGTGTGTATATATATGTAGGTCAGGATGAAAAGAATGAAGAAAATTATAACCGTAGTTCTATGCTTAAGGACTGGTTTGGAAGTTCAGCAAATGCCAGACAAGTTGAGTCTATGTCATTTTCTAAGTTGCTAAGTAACGTCGATGCTCATAAAATTACTTGTTTGAAAATAGATGTAGAAGGAATGGAACTTGCTATTATTCAGCAACTTCAAGAGTTACAAGAAACTTTATTACCCAAAGTATTAATGTTTGAGTATGGTGGAGGTGGGACACGAGATAGTAAAAAGGGCGGGTGGTCTAAAGAGATACTTGAAGGGACAATGAAATCGCTGGGAATTATCCGTAATCTTGGCTATGAACAAATTATTATAATTGATTTGGCAGCTAATAGTGAGGCACGGTTGTTGGCTTTAAAGTCTTTAACATTAGAAGCGACAGAAGTATTCCCATCCAACAGTATTTATGGAAATATTATTGCCTTGCGAGATATTCACTATTCGGAAAGCAAAATTGCTACTATTTGTAAACCTTACAATGGTAATCAAGAGCAAGGTAATTTATTAAAGCGGATAATACGTAAAATTTTTAGATGA
- a CDS encoding class I SAM-dependent methyltransferase has product MMFVDVSKIVLKNTLKLSLKGQKCGPHLTRYSIYKRLEEVMKNNSRCGKILSISHSTALCEKLLDTKNSQVIEANYPDYNILSLPFRDNEFDYVVSDQVLEHVEGNPQSAIDESLRVLKPGGIAIHTTCFINPIHDAPGDFWRFTPEALKLLCRKFSKIIDAGGWGNPYVWLLVGLDMRFIGIPEASWHPIHKIATYNDENWPIVTWVIAQK; this is encoded by the coding sequence ATGATGTTTGTAGATGTTTCTAAAATAGTCCTGAAAAATACTTTGAAACTTTCTCTGAAGGGGCAAAAATGCGGGCCACATCTGACTCGTTACTCTATATATAAGCGCTTAGAGGAAGTTATGAAGAATAATTCCCGTTGTGGAAAGATACTCTCCATAAGCCACTCTACTGCGCTTTGCGAAAAATTACTTGATACTAAAAATTCTCAAGTAATAGAGGCTAACTACCCAGATTACAACATTTTGTCGTTACCATTTCGGGATAATGAGTTTGATTATGTTGTTAGCGATCAGGTTTTAGAACACGTTGAGGGTAATCCTCAATCAGCAATTGATGAAAGTCTCCGCGTACTTAAGCCAGGAGGAATAGCGATACATACTACTTGCTTTATTAATCCTATTCATGATGCTCCTGGTGATTTTTGGCGTTTTACCCCAGAAGCTTTAAAGCTTTTATGCAGGAAATTCTCCAAAATTATTGATGCAGGTGGTTGGGGAAATCCATATGTTTGGTTATTAGTCGGGTTGGACATGAGATTTATAGGAATCCCAGAAGCTTCTTGGCATCCTATCCACAAGATAGCAACTTATAATGATGAAAATTGGCCAATTGTAACGTGGGTTATTGCACAAAAGTAA
- a CDS encoding glycosyltransferase yields the protein MSQPVDLLLITWNRREYVEKTLPMVFNNSSDFRLYCWDNGSEDGTADLIRSINDPRVVKQHFNSENVGQYEPCMWFFEIATSDVVGKIDDDILLPADWTARIAPMIRQEPKFGMLGCWIYMPEDWDETLAQHNIVNLSGERVFRCTSIAGQSFLARKENLLRYKLNTPHCHGLPVDRVRMLLDGLVSGYPLPLLYAHNMDDPRSPMNKKTNSGGLGQDSSLTARKLGFESAEAYADWIAADARHRQEVPFEKQFQWERLQQDKTLIGRIKRKLLKPFYA from the coding sequence ATGTCTCAACCAGTAGATTTGCTGCTCATCACCTGGAACCGTCGGGAGTATGTCGAAAAGACACTCCCGATGGTGTTTAACAATTCTTCAGACTTCCGGCTGTATTGCTGGGACAACGGATCTGAAGACGGAACAGCAGACTTAATCAGATCGATCAACGACCCGCGCGTCGTTAAACAGCATTTTAACAGCGAAAACGTCGGGCAGTACGAACCCTGTATGTGGTTCTTTGAAATTGCTACGAGTGATGTAGTGGGCAAGATCGATGACGACATTTTGCTACCAGCGGACTGGACGGCGCGGATCGCTCCAATGATTCGCCAAGAGCCGAAGTTCGGTATGCTAGGCTGCTGGATATATATGCCTGAAGATTGGGATGAAACTCTTGCCCAGCATAATATTGTTAATCTCTCAGGCGAACGAGTATTTCGGTGTACAAGCATTGCGGGGCAGTCGTTTCTAGCCCGTAAGGAAAACCTGCTGCGCTATAAGTTGAATACACCCCATTGCCACGGTTTGCCGGTTGATCGGGTTAGGATGTTGCTCGACGGTTTAGTGAGTGGTTACCCACTACCACTGTTGTACGCCCATAACATGGATGACCCGCGATCGCCAATGAATAAAAAGACAAATTCGGGCGGTTTAGGGCAGGATTCGTCGCTAACCGCCCGCAAGCTCGGATTTGAATCTGCGGAGGCTTATGCAGATTGGATCGCTGCGGATGCTCGTCATCGGCAAGAGGTTCCGTTTGAAAAACAGTTCCAGTGGGAGCGACTCCAGCAAGACAAGACCCTAATAGGAAGGATTAAACGCAAGTTGTTAAAGCCATTTTATGCTTAG
- a CDS encoding glycosyltransferase has translation MKQKDMLLVLPVPFRAKGNQLFCELQAGNGLEQWADNFESLIVAAPLIPETLAEQNKTIVWRDTAALAIPDRFELVPLPWAYSLVKFITYYSSVRATLSELITRCRYLQFAIGGLFGDWAALGALEAHKQGRTYAIHTDRVEHQVMLQVARGARLGTQIKARVMAPLIANYHKWIIHNCALGLWHGEDCYAAYSPFCSNSYLIHDIHLKPDDGIKDIELGEKIERTTTDGTIRICYAGRIDAMKAPLDWVQALARAREKGVNLYATWMGDGSLLNEMKAMITNRGLKDCIELLGFEPNRDKLLNKIRESHIMLFTHVTPESPRCLLESLVCGTPIIGYQSGYADNLVENFGGGMFVPIHDWQQLGDLVVTLSQDRQLLSQLIKQAAENGTRFNDQAVFRERSELIKRYLP, from the coding sequence ATGAAACAAAAAGATATGTTACTGGTTCTGCCAGTTCCTTTTCGAGCCAAAGGGAACCAATTGTTTTGTGAGTTACAGGCTGGTAACGGCTTAGAGCAGTGGGCTGATAACTTTGAATCGCTGATTGTGGCTGCACCGCTCATACCCGAAACATTAGCCGAACAGAACAAAACGATTGTTTGGCGTGATACAGCGGCACTAGCCATTCCTGATCGATTTGAGCTAGTGCCACTGCCTTGGGCTTATTCATTAGTCAAATTCATTACCTATTACAGTTCAGTACGGGCGACTTTATCGGAATTGATTACTCGCTGCCGTTACCTGCAATTTGCCATCGGTGGATTGTTTGGGGACTGGGCAGCACTCGGAGCACTGGAAGCTCATAAGCAGGGCAGAACATATGCTATCCACACAGATCGTGTTGAACATCAAGTGATGCTGCAAGTAGCTAGGGGAGCAAGACTAGGAACTCAAATCAAAGCGAGAGTTATGGCACCTCTAATTGCCAACTACCACAAGTGGATTATTCACAATTGTGCCCTTGGTTTGTGGCATGGTGAAGATTGCTATGCGGCTTACAGTCCCTTTTGCTCAAATAGCTATCTGATTCACGACATCCACCTCAAGCCTGATGATGGTATTAAAGATATAGAGCTTGGTGAAAAAATTGAGCGTACAACTACAGATGGGACAATCCGCATCTGTTACGCAGGACGGATAGACGCAATGAAAGCTCCTCTGGACTGGGTTCAAGCATTAGCAAGGGCACGGGAAAAGGGTGTTAACCTATACGCAACTTGGATGGGGGATGGTAGTTTGCTGAATGAAATGAAAGCAATGATTACTAATAGGGGTTTGAAGGATTGTATCGAACTGCTCGGATTTGAGCCAAATCGAGATAAATTGCTCAATAAAATTAGAGAATCCCACATCATGCTTTTCACCCATGTAACCCCGGAATCTCCCCGCTGCCTACTCGAATCGCTAGTCTGCGGAACACCTATTATTGGCTATCAAAGCGGGTATGCTGATAACCTTGTGGAAAACTTTGGTGGTGGTATGTTTGTACCTATACACGATTGGCAACAACTCGGCGATCTTGTGGTCACTTTGTCGCAGGATCGACAACTTTTGTCACAGCTGATCAAACAGGCTGCTGAGAACGGAACCAGATTTAATGATCAAGCTGTGTTTCGTGAGCGTAGCGAGTTGATTAAAAGATACTTACCGTAA